The Mesomycoplasma ovipneumoniae genome window below encodes:
- the ftsH gene encoding ATP-dependent zinc metalloprotease FtsH, with translation MQVKQKKKPSVGWIVLLILALAGIAYLMYYYLQPRLTVKSLSHFEEQLIKNAQNTTDNNFFYSIIFDINAYRIRVVESEGGKAIAYSVIANPAVITKFQSGAAELSPVIKNQLQNSNITTYSELVSLSVKTVPSNYTNLTDATKSLLNSLYNSIGATIPDNSIYLPSFSSADRPSVTILQYILSFLPALLPVLLFAFLFYRVNKNSQGGSGFFNPGKNQAIRIKSDKKYTDVAGNVEAKEEISEFIDYLKNPGRYSSAGAKIPRGILLGGPPGTGKTLLAKATAGEANVPFFFISASNFVELYVGVGAKRVRELFRDARNDSPAIIFIDELDAIGRSRGSGIGGGNDEREQTLNQLLVEMDGMVENTGLLVIAATNRTDVLDPALLRPGRFDRSIIVGLPDVREREEILRLHAKGKRISKNITLANIAKRTPGFSGAQLENVINEATLLSVREKTQVITSEQIDEAIDRVIGGPAKKNRVITEKERIMVAYHEAGHAVVGLKLRSGVKVQKITIVPRGNTGGYNLMLPEEEKYNSTKSELLATIAAFMGGRAAEEIKYGEQEISTGAGNDIEKATKIARKMVTELGMSSLGPIQYEQDQSSPFLGRDYIKNTSFSSKVGHEIDIEIRQIISNAYKQATETIKNNLDLLELIKDTLLEKETIVYEEIQQLAETLEPLPKSDPVQTSAVKPSDILNELLSVDPDPEENLVENLQQNSEQKSEQKSEQKSEENPEQNQEENSDSTPNQTN, from the coding sequence ATGCAAGTAAAACAAAAAAAGAAACCATCGGTCGGTTGAATTGTTCTTTTAATTTTGGCTTTAGCAGGAATTGCTTATCTTATGTATTATTATTTGCAACCGAGGCTTACTGTTAAAAGTTTATCTCATTTCGAAGAACAGCTAATTAAAAATGCCCAAAACACAACCGATAATAATTTCTTTTACTCAATTATTTTTGATATTAATGCTTATCGAATTCGTGTAGTTGAATCTGAAGGAGGAAAAGCAATTGCTTATTCGGTAATAGCAAATCCTGCTGTTATTACAAAATTCCAATCTGGTGCTGCTGAACTTAGCCCCGTGATTAAAAATCAACTTCAAAATTCGAATATTACAACATATTCAGAATTAGTTTCACTTTCAGTTAAAACAGTTCCGTCAAATTATACAAATCTTACAGATGCAACAAAGAGCCTTCTTAATAGTCTTTATAATTCAATTGGTGCAACAATACCCGATAATAGTATCTATTTGCCTTCTTTTTCTTCAGCCGATAGACCTTCTGTAACAATTTTACAATATATTCTCTCATTTCTCCCAGCACTTTTACCAGTTTTATTATTTGCTTTTTTATTTTATCGTGTGAACAAAAATTCTCAAGGAGGTTCAGGATTTTTCAATCCTGGAAAAAATCAAGCAATCCGTATTAAATCTGATAAAAAATACACTGATGTTGCAGGAAATGTTGAGGCCAAAGAGGAAATTTCTGAATTTATCGACTACTTAAAAAATCCTGGGCGTTATTCTAGCGCCGGTGCAAAAATTCCACGTGGAATTTTGCTAGGAGGTCCTCCAGGAACCGGAAAAACATTACTTGCAAAAGCTACTGCTGGTGAAGCAAATGTACCTTTTTTCTTCATTTCTGCATCTAATTTTGTGGAATTATATGTTGGAGTTGGAGCAAAAAGAGTGCGTGAATTATTTAGAGATGCACGAAATGATTCTCCGGCGATAATTTTTATTGATGAGCTTGATGCAATTGGACGCTCCCGAGGTTCAGGAATTGGTGGGGGTAATGACGAAAGAGAGCAAACACTAAATCAACTTCTAGTTGAAATGGATGGTATGGTTGAAAATACCGGACTTTTAGTAATAGCAGCAACAAATAGAACCGATGTTCTTGATCCAGCCCTCTTACGTCCAGGTCGTTTTGACCGTTCAATAATTGTTGGTCTTCCTGACGTTAGAGAACGTGAAGAAATTTTAAGATTGCATGCAAAAGGCAAAAGAATTTCTAAAAATATCACACTTGCAAATATTGCCAAAAGAACTCCTGGATTTTCAGGAGCCCAATTAGAAAATGTTATAAATGAAGCAACACTTTTATCAGTTCGTGAAAAAACTCAAGTCATTACAAGTGAGCAAATTGACGAGGCAATTGATCGAGTAATTGGTGGGCCTGCCAAGAAAAATCGCGTAATAACTGAAAAAGAAAGAATAATGGTTGCTTATCATGAAGCTGGGCATGCCGTTGTTGGTTTAAAATTAAGATCCGGGGTAAAAGTTCAAAAAATTACAATTGTTCCTCGTGGAAATACCGGTGGTTATAATTTAATGCTTCCTGAAGAAGAAAAATATAACAGTACAAAATCAGAACTTTTAGCAACAATTGCGGCATTTATGGGTGGTCGAGCAGCTGAAGAAATAAAATATGGTGAACAAGAAATTTCTACTGGCGCTGGTAATGATATTGAAAAAGCTACAAAAATTGCCCGTAAAATGGTTACCGAACTTGGAATGTCATCACTGGGTCCAATTCAGTATGAACAAGATCAATCATCGCCATTTTTAGGAAGAGATTATATAAAAAATACATCATTTTCTTCAAAAGTTGGTCACGAAATTGACATTGAAATTCGCCAAATTATTTCTAATGCTTACAAACAAGCTACTGAAACAATTAAAAATAATTTAGATTTACTTGAATTAATCAAGGATACTTTATTAGAAAAAGAGACAATTGTTTATGAAGAAATTCAACAACTAGCCGAAACTCTTGAACCACTTCCAAAATCTGACCCAGTTCAAACTAGTGCTGTAAAACCTTCTGATATTTTGAACGAACTTTTATCAGTAGACCCAGATCCTGAAGAAAATTTAGTTGAAAATCTTCAACAAAATTCAGAGCAAAAATCAGAACAGAAATCAGAACAGAAATCAGAAGAAAACCCTGAACAAAATCAAGAAGAAAATTCAGACTCTACCCCAAATCAAACTAATTAA
- the lysS gene encoding lysine--tRNA ligase encodes MSKLNDQQQFRLEKLKNLQSKGFNYPKSIFLHDNLDEIIKQYQEKNHDFFVENQIKVAFAGRLIRQRSPFFIIYSQSLEFQVYANKDFQTQNQFIFSNLDLGDIVEISGYLFKTKTNQISLKAETFSILAKSLHPLPDQYYGIENADDKYRKRYLDLLVNEKSRQTFIVRSKIISLIRKFFDSQGFLEVDTPVLQPVLGGASAKPFVTFYNSLSQNFYLRIATELPLKKLLVGGIDAVYEIGKIFRNEGFDTTHNPEFTSIEFYQAYSDLNRIMDQTENLIRFLFEELGLNQSDHSYGENKIDFSQKFARYDMVQITSEKMGFDLKSANFSELVELAKKNAIKIEPFFTKGHLINEFFEKFVEPTLINPTFITGHPIEISPLAKSDPKNPNFTLRAELFIATKEFANMFDELNDPIDQLSRFRAQMAEKEQGNNEASEIDYEFVQALEHGMPPAAGCGIGIDRLVMLLTNNVSIRSVILFPQLKSKKD; translated from the coding sequence ATGTCAAAATTAAACGACCAACAACAATTTCGCCTTGAAAAACTTAAAAATTTACAATCCAAAGGATTTAATTATCCAAAATCAATTTTCTTGCATGATAATTTGGATGAAATAATTAAACAATATCAAGAAAAAAACCATGATTTTTTTGTTGAAAACCAAATTAAAGTCGCTTTTGCAGGTCGTCTTATTCGCCAACGTTCCCCATTTTTCATTATTTATAGTCAATCATTAGAATTTCAAGTCTATGCAAATAAGGATTTTCAAACACAAAATCAGTTTATTTTCTCAAATTTAGACCTTGGCGACATAGTTGAAATTTCTGGATATTTATTTAAAACCAAAACAAATCAAATAAGTCTTAAAGCAGAAACTTTTTCAATTTTAGCAAAATCACTCCACCCATTGCCTGATCAATATTATGGAATTGAAAATGCTGATGATAAATATCGCAAGCGATATTTAGATTTATTAGTAAATGAAAAATCAAGGCAAACTTTTATTGTTAGAAGCAAAATTATCTCCTTAATTCGCAAGTTTTTTGACTCACAAGGATTTTTAGAAGTTGACACTCCTGTTTTGCAACCAGTTTTAGGTGGCGCTTCGGCTAAACCATTTGTAACATTTTATAATTCATTAAGTCAAAATTTTTACTTACGAATTGCAACTGAGTTACCGTTAAAAAAATTGTTAGTTGGTGGAATTGATGCTGTTTATGAAATTGGTAAAATTTTTCGTAATGAAGGTTTTGACACAACTCATAATCCCGAATTTACCTCAATTGAATTTTACCAAGCCTATTCAGATTTAAACAGGATAATGGATCAAACTGAGAATTTAATTCGTTTTTTGTTTGAAGAACTTGGATTAAATCAATCAGATCACTCATATGGTGAAAATAAAATTGATTTTTCACAAAAATTTGCCCGATATGATATGGTTCAAATTACCTCTGAAAAAATGGGCTTTGACCTAAAAAGTGCAAATTTTTCTGAACTCGTTGAATTAGCCAAAAAAAATGCTATAAAAATCGAGCCCTTTTTTACAAAAGGACACTTAATTAACGAATTTTTTGAAAAATTTGTTGAACCTACACTAATAAATCCGACTTTTATAACCGGTCATCCTATTGAAATTTCGCCTTTAGCAAAATCTGATCCAAAAAACCCAAATTTCACACTCAGAGCTGAACTGTTTATTGCTACAAAAGAATTTGCAAATATGTTTGACGAATTAAATGATCCTATTGACCAACTAAGTCGTTTTCGTGCTCAAATGGCTGAAAAAGAACAAGGAAATAATGAAGCTAGTGAAATTGACTATGAATTTGTTCAAGCTCTTGAACACGGAATGCCCCCTGCAGCCGGGTGTGGAATTGGAATTGATCGTCTTGTAATGCTTTTGACAAACAATGTGTCTATTCGCTCTGTAATTTTATTCCCGCAACTAAAATCTAAAAAGGACTAA
- a CDS encoding Cof-type HAD-IIB family hydrolase: protein MKLFFAFDLDGTLLRYDNTIHPENVKMLKKLYELGHILVVATGRGLSACIDLAKQYPYFHYLVSNNGTLVYDLATKKTINNGTLKKQVAFDLFQDCQESNSICAFSTPHRLFEYSSQKSYDWLKNQHIMDLNYYTKVNNFEILEIIETDPITQIAFRNDEKLIKDLYKKWSKKLENHYKVTITNRIFLDINPLNVDKASAISDLLVKNNLTPDHLVAFGDSSNDFQMIKLARYGFAMQDATPDLIEVASRKIGSCKSDTIARTIDILLENQDKLFSA from the coding sequence ATGAAACTATTTTTTGCTTTTGATCTTGATGGCACACTTTTGCGTTATGACAATACAATTCACCCTGAAAATGTTAAAATGCTAAAAAAACTCTATGAATTAGGGCATATTTTGGTTGTTGCAACTGGAAGAGGACTTTCAGCCTGCATAGATTTAGCAAAACAATATCCATATTTTCACTACCTAGTTTCGAATAATGGGACATTAGTTTATGATCTTGCAACTAAAAAAACAATAAATAACGGGACACTAAAAAAGCAAGTTGCCTTTGATTTATTTCAAGATTGTCAAGAATCTAATTCAATTTGCGCATTTTCTACCCCACATCGTCTTTTTGAATATTCTTCGCAAAAAAGTTATGACTGGCTAAAAAATCAACATATAATGGATTTGAATTATTACACTAAAGTAAATAATTTTGAAATTTTAGAAATTATTGAAACTGATCCCATAACTCAAATTGCTTTTCGAAATGATGAAAAACTAATAAAAGATTTGTATAAAAAATGGTCTAAAAAATTAGAAAATCATTATAAAGTAACAATAACTAACAGAATTTTTCTTGATATAAACCCATTAAACGTCGATAAAGCAAGTGCAATTTCAGATTTATTAGTTAAAAATAATCTAACACCTGACCATTTAGTTGCTTTTGGTGACAGTTCAAATGATTTTCAAATGATAAAACTAGCCCGATACGGTTTTGCTATGCAAGATGCAACTCCTGATTTAATTGAGGTAGCCTCAAGAAAAATTGGCAGTTGTAAATCTGACACAATTGCAAGAACTATCGATATTCTTTTAGAAAATCAAGACAAATTATTTTCTGCCTAA
- a CDS encoding N-acetylmannosamine-6-phosphate 2-epimerase, translated as MRLLKNSFIVSCQALEDEPLYGAKIMQKMMKAALLGGADGIRTSQINNVKDFFELNQKVPLISLIKKTYPNSSVFITPTLAELKELMQFDNQIIAIDATLRNRPAENLDEIVDFFHKNRKKNQYLLADCADYEDVENAIRLKFDYVAPTLRGYTETTKNHNNIENNYEFLRWMVQKVHNTGIEVVAEGGFNEPQNVIDAFKIGAHSVVVGSMITRPYVITKFFVDKIRKEIN; from the coding sequence ATGCGTCTTTTAAAAAATAGTTTTATTGTCTCATGTCAAGCGCTCGAAGATGAGCCTCTTTATGGGGCAAAAATAATGCAAAAAATGATGAAAGCTGCGCTTTTAGGTGGGGCTGATGGTATTAGAACTTCACAAATTAACAATGTCAAAGATTTTTTTGAGTTAAACCAAAAAGTACCGTTAATTTCTTTGATTAAAAAAACTTACCCAAATTCAAGCGTTTTTATTACTCCAACTTTGGCTGAACTCAAAGAATTAATGCAATTTGATAACCAAATAATTGCAATTGATGCAACTCTGCGCAACAGACCGGCAGAAAATCTTGATGAAATTGTTGATTTTTTTCATAAAAATCGAAAAAAGAACCAATATTTACTTGCAGATTGCGCTGACTATGAAGATGTTGAAAATGCAATTAGATTAAAATTTGACTATGTCGCCCCAACTTTACGCGGTTATACAGAAACAACAAAAAACCACAATAATATTGAAAATAATTACGAGTTTTTACGCTGAATGGTTCAAAAAGTGCACAATACCGGTATAGAAGTTGTTGCCGAAGGTGGCTTTAATGAGCCTCAAAATGTAATTGACGCTTTTAAAATTGGCGCCCATTCAGTCGTTGTTGGCTCAATGATAACTCGACCTTATGTTATCACTAAATTTTTTGTTGATAAAATTCGCAAAGAAATTAACTAA
- a CDS encoding sodium:solute symporter family transporter, which produces MEETKSSFSTTDWIILAIYMLSMLLLGLFFWYQEKNNKEKSTDSYLVAKSIKVPSIVIALSIWATGLSSLTFLGLPGLAFKTGWMWSVGQVAIILISPVLIKWIIPFYRQITANTAYAYLESRYNYLIRALSGGLFAIFHIFRIAIVLYIPALTLSLFVDLDIYLIIGIMAIVVILNTFLGGFKGVLWTDAIQGLVLLLGIICILIFGLVQTDWSKDGIYQSIFNAGQWKISAASGGMFLLFLGKYVETIFSYTASQDIVQRYKTSKFISGTNKTIYINAILTLITIFVFYGVGSMLYSYFKSQGFDVDAKNSIDQIVGRQGAANNQLLSFFIIKVLPTGLSGLIIAAVFAASQSTISSSMNSLVNVIVSDFIQPIRKFRKKAPIKDRIMLIISKILITFFGIQGMLVAFLLTYSGQTNLFDLFLAVVGLFGVPIGAVYMLGILTRRTNSFGAVLGISVAFITALFLWIFTNKRIVPANLVIQFASEYVALISFFLTIIFGYLGSIIYTFFSKKQKNLTNLTIWTKTPEFDQLIALEKQIAKNDSKLQKIAKKVAKTVPNLMPKWYQILIFGHPNYRENETIQANQEFSQIEKAQNEKLAEYEKIKEKLAKITN; this is translated from the coding sequence ATGGAAGAAACTAAATCAAGTTTTTCAACAACTGATTGAATTATTTTAGCAATTTATATGCTTTCAATGCTATTGCTTGGATTATTTTTTTGGTACCAAGAAAAAAATAATAAGGAAAAAAGCACTGATTCTTATTTAGTAGCAAAGTCAATTAAAGTTCCGTCAATTGTTATTGCTCTTTCAATTTGGGCTACCGGGCTTTCTTCGCTTACATTTTTAGGTCTTCCCGGACTTGCTTTTAAAACAGGATGAATGTGATCTGTTGGGCAAGTGGCAATAATTTTGATTAGCCCAGTTTTAATTAAATGAATTATCCCTTTTTATCGCCAAATTACTGCAAATACCGCCTATGCTTATCTTGAAAGTCGTTATAATTATTTAATTCGGGCTTTAAGTGGTGGTTTATTTGCTATTTTTCACATTTTTCGGATTGCAATTGTTCTATATATTCCAGCACTGACTTTATCACTTTTTGTTGATTTAGACATTTATTTAATTATCGGAATTATGGCGATAGTCGTAATTTTAAACACATTTTTAGGTGGTTTTAAAGGTGTTTTGTGAACTGATGCAATCCAAGGTCTTGTTTTACTTTTAGGAATTATTTGCATCCTCATTTTTGGATTAGTTCAAACTGACTGAAGTAAAGACGGTATTTATCAGTCAATTTTTAATGCAGGTCAATGAAAAATAAGTGCCGCTAGTGGTGGTATGTTCCTTCTTTTTTTAGGAAAATATGTTGAGACCATTTTCTCTTATACAGCATCTCAGGACATTGTCCAAAGATATAAAACCTCAAAATTCATTTCAGGAACTAATAAAACTATCTATATTAACGCAATTTTAACTTTAATTACCATTTTTGTGTTTTATGGCGTTGGTTCAATGTTGTATAGTTACTTTAAATCCCAAGGATTTGACGTTGATGCCAAAAATTCAATTGACCAAATTGTTGGTCGCCAAGGTGCGGCAAATAATCAACTTCTTTCATTTTTCATCATAAAAGTTTTACCAACCGGACTTTCTGGTTTGATTATTGCCGCAGTTTTTGCCGCAAGTCAATCAACAATTTCATCTTCAATGAACTCGCTAGTTAATGTTATTGTTAGTGATTTTATTCAGCCAATTCGTAAATTCCGGAAAAAAGCACCTATAAAAGACCGAATAATGTTAATTATCTCAAAAATTTTAATTACATTTTTCGGAATTCAAGGAATGTTAGTCGCTTTTCTTTTGACATATTCAGGACAAACTAATTTATTTGACCTTTTCCTTGCAGTAGTTGGACTTTTTGGTGTGCCAATTGGTGCTGTTTATATGTTAGGAATTCTAACTCGAAGAACAAATTCTTTTGGTGCCGTTCTCGGAATTAGTGTTGCTTTTATTACTGCTTTATTTTTATGAATCTTTACAAACAAAAGAATTGTTCCTGCAAATTTAGTAATTCAATTTGCTAGCGAATATGTAGCACTAATTTCCTTTTTCCTTACAATTATTTTTGGTTATTTGGGTTCAATAATTTATACTTTCTTTAGTAAAAAACAGAAAAACTTAACAAATTTAACAATTTGAACAAAAACACCTGAATTTGATCAGCTAATTGCCTTAGAAAAGCAAATTGCAAAAAATGATTCTAAGTTGCAAAAAATTGCCAAAAAAGTTGCAAAAACTGTTCCAAATTTAATGCCAAAATGGTATCAAATTCTAATTTTTGGACATCCTAACTATAGAGAAAATGAGACAATCCAAGCAAATCAAGAATTTTCTCAAATTGAAAAAGCTCAAAACGAAAAATTAGCTGAATATGAAAAAATAAAGGAAAAATTAGCAAAAATCACTAATTAA
- a CDS encoding N-acetylneuraminate lyase — protein MEKYHGFFPALISPFNEKGELMTKNLEDILDFLINVQKVEGLYVTGSTGEFLLMSVEERQKIYEIVAKKAKNKVTLIAQIGSLNLEEAIQLGKKAKELGFDAISAITPFYYNFSFDEIKNYYEEIAKNVDLPMFIYYLPQLAGSKINIEQFGSILNLKNVIGCKFGSNDIFLFERLIKTYPEKIWMYAFDEAFGLAYLLGARGFIGSTYNTNAIKARKILDLAKKGDLLAFKNEIHVYNDYIQSLLEVGLMQTIKAIMQLYGVDAGYNRLPFKKIGSKTLNQKALEIKEKFLD, from the coding sequence ATGGAAAAATATCATGGATTTTTTCCCGCTTTAATAAGTCCTTTTAATGAAAAAGGCGAACTTATGACTAAAAATCTTGAAGATATTCTTGATTTTTTAATTAATGTCCAAAAAGTTGAAGGTCTTTATGTCACTGGATCAACGGGCGAATTTTTGTTAATGTCTGTTGAAGAAAGACAAAAAATTTATGAAATTGTAGCTAAAAAAGCAAAAAATAAGGTAACTTTAATTGCCCAGATTGGAAGTTTAAATCTTGAAGAAGCAATCCAACTAGGAAAAAAAGCTAAAGAACTTGGTTTTGATGCAATCAGCGCAATCACACCTTTTTATTATAATTTTTCTTTTGATGAAATCAAAAACTACTACGAAGAAATTGCGAAAAACGTTGATTTGCCGATGTTTATTTATTACTTGCCCCAACTTGCAGGCTCAAAAATTAACATTGAGCAATTTGGTAGCATTTTAAATCTTAAAAATGTTATTGGCTGCAAATTTGGGTCAAATGACATCTTTTTGTTCGAAAGACTAATCAAAACTTATCCAGAAAAAATTTGAATGTATGCTTTTGATGAAGCTTTTGGACTTGCCTACCTTTTAGGAGCGCGTGGATTTATCGGTTCAACTTATAATACAAACGCAATTAAAGCAAGAAAAATTCTTGATTTGGCAAAAAAAGGTGATTTACTAGCCTTTAAAAATGAAATTCATGTTTATAATGACTATATTCAATCACTTTTAGAAGTTGGACTAATGCAAACAATCAAAGCAATTATGCAACTTTATGGTGTTGATGCTGGTTATAATCGCCTTCCCTTTAAAAAAATTGGCAGCAAAACACTAAACCAAAAGGCGCTTGAAATTAAAGAAAAATTTTTAGACTAG
- a CDS encoding ROK family protein, with product MDKLILFDIGGTNIKMGIIDNNNFFHKTKTFKTNISSILEDLEEIISSILEKSEFSKDIKGIAIATMGGVDVEKKKIIFVNHKTLPYFGSDFSILEKKFNLPVVVENDANAAAISEKFYHKNLKNYATVTLGTGVGIGIVKDELIRGENFLAGEFGYLIYEGQRLDDWLSFSLLDKEISKLYNIRISEYEKFDNLYKSDTNFQKMIDDYFQKVVEFTYQLAIFQNLEKIFIGGGFSYINKKYFAKIQQKFLKMLEQTPYKCELLIAESKNNAGMLGAFYLLRQKFNL from the coding sequence ATGGACAAATTGATTCTTTTTGATATTGGCGGTACAAACATTAAAATGGGAATTATTGATAATAACAATTTTTTTCACAAAACAAAAACTTTTAAAACCAATATCAGTTCAATTCTAGAGGATTTAGAGGAAATTATCAGCTCAATTTTAGAAAAGTCAGAATTTTCTAAAGACATAAAAGGAATCGCTATTGCTACAATGGGCGGGGTTGATGTTGAAAAAAAGAAAATTATTTTTGTAAATCATAAAACATTACCATATTTTGGTAGTGATTTTTCTATTTTAGAAAAAAAATTTAATTTGCCAGTTGTTGTCGAAAATGACGCAAATGCCGCTGCAATTTCTGAAAAATTTTATCACAAAAACCTAAAAAATTACGCAACAGTTACTTTAGGGACTGGCGTTGGAATTGGAATTGTCAAGGATGAATTAATTCGAGGTGAAAATTTTCTTGCTGGTGAATTTGGTTATCTAATTTACGAGGGTCAAAGACTTGATGATTGACTTTCTTTTAGTTTGCTTGACAAAGAAATTAGTAAACTTTATAATATTAGAATTTCTGAATATGAAAAGTTTGATAATTTATATAAAAGTGACACTAATTTTCAAAAAATGATTGATGACTATTTCCAAAAAGTTGTTGAATTCACTTATCAGCTTGCAATTTTTCAAAATTTAGAAAAAATCTTTATTGGTGGAGGCTTTTCCTATATAAATAAGAAATACTTTGCAAAAATTCAGCAAAAATTCCTAAAAATGTTAGAGCAAACTCCTTATAAATGTGAACTTTTGATCGCAGAATCCAAAAATAATGCTGGTATGCTCGGTGCTTTTTATCTTTTAAGGCAAAAATTTAATCTTTAG
- a CDS encoding AAA family ATPase, with product MNLTEEQQKVINLALKGKNVLVDACIGSGKTTVIQALCNKFTGKEILYLTYNKLLKAEAKNKIKNKTENKKVTVQNYHGFAYGLLKKEDINSSSADAIRIFLENNISVGTYDVLLIDEYQDITEEISYLLEKIKEENPNIQIVAVGDVNQKIYDNTKLNVTDFINKFLGSYEKISLTFSFRMPKEHANMLGRIWNKTIKGVNKNCQIQYMELEEIKEFLSRQKPADILCLGPRFSEEMTEVLNYLGENHSDIFDKETVYASIRDSDANLSPKKNSAIFTTYDSSKGLEKPICVIFNFTINYWENRLDKITANYEIVKNIFCVAASRGKEKIIFVKPPYKIKDEKLVKDKILDEDTLIKSQSSSNQKDKLEYSMSTMFQHNYDKDIIEMRQMLDVEQIHREDKTEIEVKNSDGLIDLTPCIGIFLEAYYFNGYDMDKEIQNWIQNYNVKKQKEYDDFKKERKSLNDLILFYVYLQTNHKRYINQTQSYFVDSNAIQQMHKRLSEELSRNEKIQQSCFLEFNNNVNNFTMNVRGIADVVKEKDNTVYELKFVNYLTDDHFLQTASYMLALKKEKGILWNVKKNEMYKIKIKNPENFRVKLAETISKGRYKEKNLSQNQAKKRSWSIWKLLRINKLLIWIKNLL from the coding sequence ATGAACCTAACAGAGGAACAACAGAAAGTTATTAATTTAGCATTAAAAGGCAAAAATGTTCTAGTTGATGCTTGTATTGGGAGTGGAAAAACAACAGTAATTCAAGCTTTGTGTAATAAATTTACTGGTAAAGAGATTTTGTACTTAACTTACAACAAATTATTAAAAGCTGAAGCTAAAAACAAAATTAAAAACAAGACTGAAAACAAAAAAGTTACTGTACAAAACTACCACGGATTTGCATACGGACTTTTGAAAAAAGAAGATATTAATTCTTCCTCTGCAGATGCAATTAGAATATTTTTAGAAAATAACATTTCCGTTGGTACTTATGATGTTTTACTAATTGATGAATATCAAGATATTACTGAAGAAATATCTTACTTATTGGAAAAAATAAAAGAAGAAAATCCTAATATACAAATTGTTGCTGTTGGCGATGTTAATCAAAAAATTTACGATAATACAAAATTAAATGTTACTGATTTTATTAATAAATTTTTAGGATCATATGAAAAAATTAGCTTAACATTCTCCTTCAGAATGCCAAAAGAACACGCTAATATGTTGGGCCGAATTTGGAATAAAACAATTAAAGGGGTCAACAAAAATTGCCAGATCCAATATATGGAATTGGAAGAAATTAAGGAATTTTTGTCTAGACAAAAACCTGCTGATATCTTATGTTTAGGACCCAGATTTAGTGAAGAAATGACAGAAGTATTAAACTATCTTGGAGAAAATCATAGTGATATTTTTGATAAAGAAACCGTTTATGCTTCTATAAGAGATAGTGACGCAAATTTGTCGCCCAAAAAAAATTCAGCTATTTTTACAACATATGATAGCTCAAAAGGATTGGAAAAACCTATTTGTGTTATTTTTAATTTTACCATAAATTATTGAGAAAACCGGTTAGATAAAATTACTGCAAATTATGAAATTGTAAAAAACATATTCTGTGTAGCGGCAAGTAGGGGGAAAGAAAAAATCATATTTGTAAAGCCACCTTACAAAATTAAAGATGAAAAATTAGTTAAAGATAAAATATTAGATGAAGATACTCTTATAAAAAGCCAATCTAGTAGCAATCAAAAAGATAAACTAGAATATTCAATGTCTACAATGTTTCAACATAATTATGACAAAGATATTATCGAAATGCGCCAAATGCTTGATGTAGAACAAATTCATAGGGAGGATAAAACCGAAATAGAGGTAAAAAACAGTGATGGGTTAATTGATCTTACTCCCTGTATTGGGATTTTTCTTGAAGCATATTATTTTAATGGCTACGATATGGATAAGGAAATTCAAAATTGAATTCAAAACTACAATGTTAAGAAGCAAAAAGAATACGATGATTTTAAAAAAGAAAGAAAATCATTAAACGATTTAATACTATTTTATGTTTATTTACAAACAAATCATAAAAGATATATTAATCAAACGCAATCATATTTTGTCGATAGTAATGCTATTCAACAAATGCACAAAAGATTATCAGAGGAGCTTAGTAGGAACGAAAAAATTCAACAGAGTTGCTTTTTAGAATTTAATAATAACGTAAATAATTTTACAATGAATGTTCGCGGAATAGCTGATGTTGTAAAAGAAAAAGATAATACAGTTTATGAACTTAAATTTGTTAACTATTTAACAGATGATCATTTTTTACAAACAGCTTCGTATATGTTAGCCTTAAAAAAGGAAAAAGGTATATTATGGAATGTTAAAAAAAATGAAATGTACAAAATTAAAATTAAAAATCCTGAAAATTTTAGAGTTAAGCTTGCAGAAACAATCTCTAAAGGCCGGTATAAAGAAAAAAATCTCAGTCAAAATCAAGCCAAAAAAAGATCATGGAGCATATGAAAACTATTGAGAATCAACAAATTATTGATTTGAATCAAAAATTTGCTATAA